A genomic segment from Streptomyces sp. NBC_00654 encodes:
- a CDS encoding GlxA family transcriptional regulator: MLKNVAALLLDEVHPFELGVLCEVFGLDRSDEGLPVHDFAVVSAEGPELRTHAGFTISTPHGLGRLEEADLIAVPAGSHFMEREYPPEVLDALRRAVERGARVLSVCSGAYVLGAAGLLDGRRCTTHWRHADELARRFPLAAVEPDVLYVDDGPVITSAGTAAGIDACLHLVRQAHGPDAANAIARRMVVPPHRDGGQAQYIQRPLPRTRCDTVGDTLAWMERHLDREMTVEQLAGLAHMSPRTFARRFQQETGTTPYRWLLRQRVLLAQHLLETSDETVDTIAGRTGFGTAAALRHQFVRSLGTTPNAYRRTFRGPAAMSGAA; the protein is encoded by the coding sequence ATGCTGAAAAATGTCGCCGCCCTGCTGCTCGACGAGGTCCACCCGTTCGAACTCGGTGTGCTGTGCGAGGTCTTCGGGCTCGACCGCAGCGACGAGGGTCTGCCGGTGCACGATTTCGCGGTGGTCTCGGCCGAGGGCCCCGAGCTGCGGACGCACGCCGGGTTCACCATCAGCACGCCCCATGGCCTCGGCCGGCTGGAGGAGGCCGACCTCATCGCCGTACCGGCGGGCAGCCATTTCATGGAGCGGGAGTATCCGCCGGAGGTGCTGGACGCCCTGCGCCGGGCCGTGGAGCGCGGCGCGCGGGTGCTGAGCGTCTGCTCCGGCGCCTATGTCCTCGGCGCGGCCGGGCTGCTGGACGGCCGCCGCTGCACCACCCACTGGCGGCACGCCGACGAGCTGGCCCGGCGCTTCCCCCTGGCCGCCGTGGAGCCGGATGTGCTGTACGTGGACGACGGGCCGGTGATCACCTCGGCGGGCACCGCCGCCGGGATCGACGCCTGTCTGCATCTGGTCCGCCAGGCGCACGGCCCGGACGCCGCCAACGCCATCGCGCGCCGCATGGTGGTACCGCCGCACCGCGACGGCGGCCAGGCGCAGTACATCCAGCGCCCGCTGCCCCGCACCAGGTGCGACACGGTCGGGGACACCCTCGCCTGGATGGAGCGCCACCTCGACCGGGAAATGACGGTCGAGCAGCTGGCCGGTCTGGCCCATATGTCCCCGCGCACCTTCGCGCGCCGCTTCCAGCAGGAGACGGGCACCACTCCGTACCGCTGGCTGCTGCGGCAGCGGGTGCTGCTGGCCCAGCATCTGCTGGAGACCTCGGACGAGACGGTGGACACGATCGCCGGGCGGACCGGCTTCGGCACGGCGGCCGCGCTGCGCCACCAGTTCGTACGGTCCCTGGGGACGACCCCGAACGCCTACCGCCGCACCTTCCGCGGCCCGGCCGCGATGTCCGGGGCCGCCTGA
- a CDS encoding ribonucleotide-diphosphate reductase subunit beta gives MSSNENKNLLDPGFELTLRPMRYPDFYERYRDAIKNTWTVEEVDLHSDVADLAKLSPGEQHMIGRLVAFFATGDSIVSNNLVLTLYKHINSPEARLYLSRQLFEEAVHVQFYLTLLDTYLPDPDDRAAAFDAVEEIPSIREKAQFCFRWMDSVEKIDRLETKADRRRFLLNLICFAACIEGLFFYGAFAYVYWFRSRGLLHGLATGTNWVFRDETMHMNFAFEVVDTVRKEEPDLFDDELQQQVTDMLKEAVEAELQFGRDLCGEGLPGMNTESMRQYLECVADQRLTRLGFPALYGSENPFSFMELQGVQELTNFFERRPSAYQVAVEGSVGFDDDF, from the coding sequence ATGAGCTCCAACGAGAACAAGAACCTGCTCGACCCGGGCTTCGAACTGACCCTGCGCCCGATGCGCTACCCGGACTTCTACGAGCGCTACCGGGACGCGATCAAGAACACCTGGACGGTCGAGGAGGTCGACCTCCACTCCGACGTCGCCGACCTCGCCAAGCTCTCCCCCGGCGAACAGCACATGATCGGCAGGCTGGTGGCGTTCTTCGCGACCGGTGACTCCATCGTCTCCAACAACCTCGTGCTGACGCTGTACAAGCACATCAACTCTCCCGAGGCGCGGCTGTATCTGTCGCGGCAGCTCTTCGAGGAGGCCGTGCACGTCCAGTTCTATCTGACGCTGCTCGACACGTATCTGCCCGATCCGGACGACCGGGCGGCGGCGTTCGACGCGGTCGAGGAGATCCCCTCCATCCGCGAGAAGGCGCAGTTCTGCTTCAGGTGGATGGATTCGGTCGAGAAGATCGACCGGCTGGAGACGAAGGCGGACCGCCGCCGCTTCCTGCTGAACCTGATCTGCTTCGCGGCGTGCATCGAGGGGCTGTTCTTCTACGGCGCCTTCGCGTACGTGTACTGGTTCCGCTCGCGCGGCCTGCTGCACGGCCTCGCCACGGGCACCAACTGGGTGTTCCGTGACGAGACCATGCACATGAACTTCGCGTTCGAGGTCGTGGACACCGTCCGCAAGGAGGAGCCGGACCTCTTCGACGACGAGCTCCAGCAGCAGGTCACCGACATGCTGAAGGAGGCCGTCGAGGCGGAGCTGCAGTTCGGCCGCGACCTGTGCGGCGAGGGCCTGCCCGGCATGAACACCGAGTCGATGCGGCAGTACCTGGAGTGCGTGGCCGACCAGCGGCTCACCCGCCTCGGCTTCCCGGCGCTGTACGGCTCGGAGAACCCGTTCTCGTTCATGGAGCTGCAGGGTGTCCAGGAGCTGACGAACTTCTTCGAGCGCCGCCCGTCCGCCTACCAGGTGGCGGTGGAGGGGTCGGTCGGCTTCGACGACGACTTCTAG
- a CDS encoding ribonucleoside-diphosphate reductase subunit alpha — MTIAPADPVSAAAAAEPTEPTTDAPGTALLRTLTDLTVDLPDTDPGRVAAAALRGRNARSDEAELRSLATEAAAGLISEDPAYSRLAARLLTRSIADEAAGQGAVSFSASVAVGHREGLIADRTAAFVALHAAALDALVERSLADGADDRFGYFGLRTLHSRYLLRHPHTRQVIETPQHFMLRVAAGLAEDESVHALDEVAALYGLMSRLDYLPSSPTLFNSGTRHPQMSSCYLLDSPKDELDSIYDRYHQVARLSKHAGGIGLSYSRIRARGSLIRGTNGHSNGIVPFLKTLDASVAAVNQGGRRKGAAAVYLETWHADIEEFLELRDNTGEDQRRTHNLNLAHWIPDEFMRRVDADGQWSLFSPADVPELVDLWGDEFDAAYRAAEARGLARKSMPARDLYGRMMRTLAQTGQGWMTFKDASNRTANQTAEPGRVVHSSNLCTEILEVTDDGETAVCNLGSVNLGSFVADGSIDWERLDATVRTAVTFLDRVVDINFYPTEQAGRSNARWRPVGLGAMGLQDVFFQLRLPFDSPEARALSTKISERIMLAAYEASCDLAERSGPLPAWAETRTARGVLHPDHYDTALNWPERWEALRARVAKTGMRNSLLLAIAPTATIASIAGVYECIEPQVSNLFKRETLSGEFLQVNAYLVDELKQLGVWDARTREALREASGSVQGFAWIPEEVRALYRTAWEIPQRGLIDMAAARTPFLDQSQSLNLFLETPTIGKLSSMYAYAWKQGLKTTYYLRSRPATRIARAASGQASAAAPIPVQQAQAPDADAIACSLENPESCEACQ; from the coding sequence GTGACCATCGCGCCAGCCGATCCGGTTTCAGCCGCCGCCGCAGCCGAACCGACGGAGCCCACGACCGACGCACCGGGAACCGCACTGCTGCGGACCCTGACGGACCTCACCGTCGATCTGCCCGACACCGATCCCGGACGGGTCGCCGCCGCCGCGCTGCGCGGCCGCAACGCCCGGTCGGACGAGGCGGAGCTGCGTTCGCTGGCCACCGAGGCGGCCGCGGGGCTGATCTCCGAGGACCCCGCCTACTCCCGGCTCGCCGCCCGGCTGCTGACCCGGTCCATCGCCGACGAGGCGGCGGGCCAGGGCGCGGTGTCGTTCTCCGCCTCGGTCGCCGTGGGGCACCGCGAGGGCCTGATCGCCGACCGTACGGCCGCCTTCGTGGCGCTGCACGCCGCCGCGCTCGACGCGCTGGTCGAGCGGTCGCTGGCCGACGGCGCGGACGACCGCTTCGGTTACTTCGGGCTGCGGACGCTGCACAGCCGCTATCTGCTGCGCCACCCGCACACCCGCCAGGTCATCGAGACGCCGCAGCACTTCATGCTGCGGGTCGCGGCCGGTCTGGCCGAGGACGAGAGCGTGCACGCGCTGGACGAGGTCGCCGCGCTGTACGGGCTGATGAGCCGGCTGGACTACCTGCCCTCCTCCCCCACCCTCTTCAACTCCGGCACCCGGCACCCGCAGATGTCCTCCTGCTATCTGCTGGACTCGCCCAAGGACGAGCTGGACTCGATCTACGACCGCTACCACCAGGTGGCGCGGCTCTCCAAGCACGCGGGCGGCATCGGCCTCTCGTACTCCCGTATCCGCGCCCGCGGTTCGCTGATCCGGGGCACCAACGGGCACTCCAACGGCATCGTGCCGTTCCTGAAGACGCTCGACGCCTCGGTCGCCGCGGTCAACCAGGGTGGCCGCCGCAAGGGCGCCGCCGCCGTCTACCTGGAGACCTGGCACGCGGACATCGAGGAGTTCCTGGAGCTGCGCGACAACACGGGTGAGGACCAGCGGCGTACGCACAACCTCAACCTGGCGCACTGGATCCCGGACGAGTTCATGCGCCGGGTGGACGCGGACGGGCAGTGGTCGCTGTTCTCGCCCGCCGACGTGCCCGAGCTGGTCGACCTGTGGGGCGACGAGTTCGACGCCGCGTACCGCGCGGCGGAGGCCAGGGGGCTGGCCCGCAAGTCGATGCCCGCGCGGGACCTGTACGGCCGGATGATGCGTACGCTCGCGCAGACCGGTCAGGGCTGGATGACGTTCAAGGACGCCTCCAACCGGACCGCCAACCAGACCGCCGAGCCGGGCCGCGTCGTCCACTCGTCGAACCTGTGCACCGAGATCCTCGAAGTGACCGACGACGGCGAGACGGCCGTCTGCAATCTGGGCTCGGTCAACCTGGGGTCGTTCGTGGCGGACGGGTCCATCGACTGGGAGCGGCTGGACGCCACCGTGCGGACCGCCGTGACCTTCCTGGACCGGGTCGTCGACATCAACTTCTACCCGACCGAGCAGGCCGGACGCTCCAACGCGCGCTGGCGGCCGGTGGGCCTGGGCGCGATGGGCCTCCAGGACGTCTTCTTCCAGCTCCGGCTGCCCTTCGACTCCCCCGAGGCGCGGGCCCTGTCCACGAAGATCTCCGAGCGCATCATGCTCGCGGCGTACGAGGCGTCCTGCGACCTCGCCGAGCGCTCCGGCCCGCTCCCGGCCTGGGCCGAGACCCGCACCGCACGCGGGGTGCTGCACCCCGACCACTACGACACCGCGCTGAACTGGCCGGAGCGCTGGGAGGCCCTGCGCGCCCGTGTCGCGAAGACCGGGATGCGTAACTCGCTGCTCCTGGCCATCGCGCCGACCGCCACGATCGCCTCGATCGCCGGGGTGTACGAGTGCATCGAGCCGCAGGTCTCCAACCTGTTCAAGCGCGAGACGCTCAGCGGTGAGTTCCTCCAGGTCAACGCCTATCTGGTGGACGAGCTGAAGCAGCTCGGCGTGTGGGACGCCCGGACCCGCGAGGCGCTGCGCGAGGCGAGCGGCTCCGTGCAGGGCTTCGCCTGGATCCCCGAGGAGGTGCGGGCGCTGTACCGCACCGCGTGGGAGATCCCGCAGCGCGGACTGATCGACATGGCGGCGGCGCGTACGCCGTTCCTCGACCAGAGCCAGTCGCTGAACCTGTTCCTGGAGACGCCGACGATCGGCAAGCTCTCCTCGATGTACGCGTACGCCTGGAAGCAGGGGCTGAAGACGACGTACTACCTGCGGTCGCGCCCGGCGACCCGGATCGCCCGCGCCGCGTCCGGCCAGGCGTCCGCCGCCGCCCCCATCCCCGTACAGCAGGCCCAGGCTCCCGACGCGGACGCCATCGCCTGCTCCCTGGAAAACCCCGAGTCCTGCGAGGCCTGCCAGTAA
- the mctP gene encoding monocarboxylate uptake permease MctP, whose protein sequence is MKDGVNGVALGVFIFFFVAVTVIGFMAARWRKAENEASLDEWGLGGRSFGTWVTWFLLGGDLYTAYTFVAVPAAIYAAGAAGFFAVPYTILVYPLIFTFLPRLWSVSHKHGYVTTSDFVRGRFGSKGLSLAVAVTGILATMPYIALQLVGIQAVLDVMGVGGGETTHWFVRDLPLLIAFAVLAAYTYSSGLRAPALIAFVKDGLIYLVIAVAIIYIPIKLGGFDDIFAKAGEAFSQKNPATGQPRGSLVPGDMGQWGYATLALGSALALFMYPHSITATLSSRSREVIRRNTTILPLYSLMLGMLALLGFMAIAAGVKVDNGQLAIPQLFENMFPDWFAGVAFAAIGIGALVPAAIMSIAAANLFTRNIYKDFLKPDATPAQETKVSKVVSLLVKVGALVFVLTMDKTVAINFQLLGGIWILQTMPALVGGLFTRWFHRWALLAGWAAGMAYGTLAAYGVASPTQKHFGGSSKEIPGIGEIGYIGLTAFVLNVVVVIVLTLVLNALKAPAGIDETSPADYTADVGDPGVEAELPPAAAVAPGIR, encoded by the coding sequence ATGAAGGACGGTGTGAACGGCGTCGCGCTCGGCGTCTTCATCTTCTTCTTCGTGGCCGTCACGGTCATCGGCTTCATGGCGGCCCGCTGGCGCAAGGCCGAGAACGAAGCCAGTCTGGACGAATGGGGCCTGGGCGGACGGTCGTTCGGCACCTGGGTCACCTGGTTCCTGCTGGGCGGCGACCTCTACACCGCGTACACCTTCGTCGCCGTCCCGGCGGCGATCTACGCGGCGGGCGCGGCGGGCTTCTTCGCCGTCCCGTACACGATCCTCGTCTACCCGCTGATCTTCACCTTCCTGCCGCGGCTGTGGTCGGTCTCGCACAAGCACGGCTACGTCACCACCTCGGACTTCGTCCGCGGACGCTTCGGCTCCAAGGGGCTCTCGCTGGCGGTCGCCGTCACCGGCATCCTCGCCACGATGCCCTACATCGCGCTCCAACTCGTCGGAATCCAGGCGGTGCTGGACGTCATGGGCGTCGGCGGCGGAGAGACCACGCACTGGTTCGTCAGGGACCTGCCGCTGCTCATCGCGTTCGCCGTGCTCGCCGCGTACACCTACTCGTCCGGGCTGCGGGCGCCCGCGCTGATCGCATTCGTGAAGGACGGCCTGATCTATCTGGTGATCGCGGTGGCGATCATCTACATACCGATCAAGCTGGGCGGCTTCGACGACATCTTCGCCAAGGCGGGCGAGGCGTTCTCCCAGAAGAATCCGGCGACCGGTCAGCCGCGCGGCTCGCTGGTTCCCGGCGACATGGGTCAATGGGGTTACGCGACACTGGCGTTGGGATCCGCGCTCGCGCTCTTCATGTACCCGCACTCGATCACGGCGACGCTCTCCAGCCGCAGCCGCGAGGTGATCCGGCGCAACACCACGATCCTGCCGCTGTACTCCCTGATGCTGGGCATGCTGGCGCTGCTCGGCTTCATGGCGATCGCCGCCGGAGTGAAGGTGGACAACGGGCAGCTGGCCATCCCCCAGCTGTTCGAGAACATGTTCCCCGACTGGTTCGCCGGAGTGGCGTTCGCCGCCATCGGCATCGGTGCCCTGGTGCCCGCCGCGATCATGTCCATCGCCGCGGCGAACCTTTTCACCCGCAACATCTACAAGGACTTCCTGAAACCCGACGCGACCCCCGCCCAGGAGACCAAGGTCTCCAAGGTGGTCTCGCTCCTGGTCAAGGTCGGGGCCCTGGTCTTCGTCCTCACCATGGACAAGACGGTCGCGATCAACTTCCAGCTGCTCGGCGGCATCTGGATCCTCCAGACGATGCCGGCCCTGGTCGGCGGGCTGTTCACCCGCTGGTTCCACCGCTGGGCGCTGCTCGCGGGCTGGGCGGCCGGCATGGCGTACGGAACGCTCGCCGCGTACGGCGTGGCGAGCCCCACCCAGAAGCACTTCGGCGGCTCCTCGAAGGAGATTCCGGGAATCGGCGAGATCGGCTACATCGGGCTGACGGCCTTCGTGCTGAACGTGGTGGTCGTGATCGTCCTGACCCTCGTCCTGAACGCGCTGAAGGCCCCGGCGGGCATCGACGAGACCTCGCCGGCCGACTACACGGCCGATGTGGGCGACCCCGGCGTCGAGGCGGAGCTGCCGCCGGCCGCGGCGGTCGCGCCGGGCATTCGCTGA
- a CDS encoding DUF3311 domain-containing protein gives MPADTEAKPPTVTPTRVVIALCLAAPFVAMLWVGSYAKVDPTFIGIPFFYWYQMLWVLLSTALTMVAYKLWQRDRRARKGGASA, from the coding sequence ATGCCAGCAGATACCGAGGCGAAACCACCGACGGTCACCCCCACGAGAGTGGTGATCGCGCTCTGTCTCGCCGCCCCGTTCGTGGCGATGCTCTGGGTGGGTTCGTACGCGAAGGTCGATCCGACGTTCATCGGCATCCCGTTCTTCTACTGGTACCAGATGCTCTGGGTGCTGCTCTCGACCGCGCTGACGATGGTCGCGTACAAGCTGTGGCAGCGTGACCGGCGCGCCCGCAAGGGAGGTGCCTCCGCATGA
- a CDS encoding GntR family transcriptional regulator: MGADGGSSGNETGAGTRTARVPKYYRLKRHLLDMTDTLPPGTPVPPERTLAAEFDTSRTTVRQALQELVVEGRLERIQGKGTFVAKPKVSQALQLTSYTEDMRAQGLEPTSQLLDIGYVTADDTLAGLLDITAGGRVLRIERLRLASGEPMAIETTHLSAKRFPALRRSLVKYTSLYTALAEVYDVRLAEAEETIETSLATPREAGLLGTDVGLPMLMLSRHSIDGQGEPVEWVRSVYRGDRYKFVARLKRPTD, encoded by the coding sequence ATGGGCGCCGACGGGGGCAGTTCGGGGAACGAGACCGGTGCAGGTACGCGCACGGCGCGCGTACCGAAGTACTACCGGCTCAAGCGGCATCTCCTCGACATGACCGACACCCTGCCACCGGGCACACCCGTGCCGCCCGAACGCACCCTGGCAGCCGAGTTCGACACCTCGCGCACCACCGTGCGCCAGGCGCTCCAGGAGCTGGTCGTCGAGGGCCGGCTGGAGCGCATCCAGGGCAAGGGAACCTTCGTCGCCAAGCCGAAGGTCTCCCAGGCGCTCCAACTGACCTCGTACACCGAGGACATGCGTGCCCAGGGACTGGAGCCGACGTCTCAGCTGCTGGACATCGGCTATGTCACCGCCGACGACACGCTCGCCGGTCTGCTGGACATCACGGCGGGCGGCCGGGTGCTGCGGATCGAGCGTCTGCGACTGGCCAGCGGCGAGCCCATGGCGATCGAGACCACACACCTTTCGGCCAAACGCTTCCCGGCGCTTCGCCGTTCTCTGGTGAAGTACACCTCTCTCTACACCGCGCTCGCCGAGGTGTACGACGTGAGGCTGGCCGAGGCCGAGGAGACCATCGAGACCTCGCTGGCCACCCCGCGCGAGGCGGGGCTGCTCGGTACGGATGTGGGTCTTCCGATGCTGATGCTGTCCCGCCACTCGATCGACGGGCAGGGCGAGCCGGTGGAGTGGGTGCGCTCGGTCTACCGCGGCGACCGCTACAAGTTCGTCGCCAGGCTGAAGCGGCCCACGGACTGA
- a CDS encoding sugar ABC transporter substrate-binding protein: MKRKLIAAIGVAGMLVSIAACGSDDKASSKDPKDRKEDLTVWLMGDAQSTWPELVKDVNAQFKKKYPNVTVKVQYQQWSDKVKKLDTSLGGDKFPDVVELGNTETMQYILNGALGEIDPKKYENSDTWIKGLKDTCSFEGKTYCVPYYASARLAVYNKDMLKAATGSDVLPQTEDEFLKAMDKVSAELGKKDKRASSLYFPGRYWYAAMSYVAAYGGEVAKYDEGSKQWKASLSSPESQKGIAHYVDLVKKYNKADQTKDEQDHANVMANEKAAVIYGQAWEAGGVTTGENGNPKLDGKIATAGMPGPEGKALPSFIGGSDLATISKSKVQDLGEEWISLFTNAKSMDVLASKNILPNNEKQLEPLKAKPETAPIANAVPDAWFTPIAPGWASVEKEEILENLLLDILKGTSVADAAKKADEKIDALINKKA; this comes from the coding sequence GTGAAGCGCAAGCTCATCGCGGCGATCGGCGTCGCGGGCATGTTGGTTTCGATCGCAGCATGTGGTTCGGATGACAAGGCATCGTCCAAGGACCCGAAGGACCGTAAGGAAGACCTGACGGTCTGGCTCATGGGTGACGCGCAGTCGACCTGGCCGGAACTGGTCAAGGACGTCAACGCCCAGTTCAAGAAGAAGTACCCCAATGTCACCGTCAAGGTCCAGTACCAGCAGTGGTCGGACAAGGTGAAGAAGCTCGACACCTCCCTCGGCGGCGACAAGTTCCCGGACGTTGTCGAGCTCGGCAACACCGAGACCATGCAGTACATCCTCAATGGTGCGCTCGGCGAGATCGACCCCAAGAAGTACGAGAACTCGGACACCTGGATCAAGGGTCTGAAGGACACGTGCTCCTTCGAGGGCAAGACCTACTGCGTCCCGTACTACGCCAGTGCCCGTCTGGCTGTCTACAACAAGGACATGCTGAAGGCCGCCACCGGCAGCGACGTCCTCCCGCAGACCGAGGACGAGTTCCTCAAGGCCATGGACAAGGTCTCGGCCGAGCTGGGCAAGAAGGACAAGCGCGCCTCCTCCCTCTACTTCCCGGGCCGTTACTGGTACGCGGCGATGTCCTACGTCGCGGCGTACGGCGGCGAGGTCGCCAAGTACGACGAGGGCTCGAAACAGTGGAAGGCCAGCCTCTCCTCGCCCGAGTCGCAGAAGGGCATCGCCCACTACGTCGACCTGGTCAAGAAGTACAACAAGGCCGACCAGACGAAGGACGAGCAGGACCACGCCAACGTCATGGCCAACGAGAAGGCCGCGGTCATCTACGGCCAGGCCTGGGAGGCCGGCGGCGTCACCACGGGCGAGAACGGCAACCCGAAGCTCGACGGCAAGATCGCCACGGCCGGTATGCCCGGCCCGGAGGGCAAGGCGCTCCCGTCCTTCATCGGCGGCTCCGACCTCGCGACGATCTCCAAGTCCAAGGTCCAGGACCTCGGCGAGGAGTGGATCTCCCTCTTCACGAACGCGAAGTCGATGGACGTCCTCGCGTCGAAGAACATCCTCCCCAACAACGAGAAGCAGCTTGAGCCGCTGAAGGCCAAGCCGGAGACGGCCCCCATCGCCAACGCGGTGCCGGACGCCTGGTTCACGCCGATCGCCCCGGGCTGGGCCTCGGTCGAGAAGGAGGAGATCCTCGAGAACCTCCTCCTGGACATCCTCAAGGGCACGTCGGTCGCCGACGCGGCCAAGAAGGCCGACGAGAAGATCGACGCCCTGATCAACAAGAAGGCCTAG
- a CDS encoding carbohydrate ABC transporter permease → MTAADTKAAGPPVSEPRDPRSTGPRLSEEDGAGPRVQKRKRKKGELLPYFLILPAIVAIAAVYLYPLGKTVIMSFQDMGRRELWSGEPAPWVGLKQFTNILGDDEFWWVTFRTVVFMAICVTLTMALGLLISLLMRRLSTWVRLVLTFCLIAAWSMPLMVAASIFRFMADSDYGLINTMIAKVVGEDFLGHNWYLDPIQGFTIIAILVVWGAIPFVVVTLYAALTQVPKELEEAASLDGASGYGVYKYVTWPVIKPVFTMVATLSVIWDFNVFGQIWLLRGNKPEPEYETLGLYSYSKAFESTSFSQGTAIALITVLLLSGVAVYYLRQLMKTGEVE, encoded by the coding sequence GTGACTGCCGCCGACACCAAGGCCGCCGGGCCACCGGTCTCCGAACCACGTGATCCCCGATCGACCGGGCCCCGGCTGTCCGAAGAGGACGGCGCCGGGCCCCGCGTACAGAAGAGGAAGCGGAAGAAGGGTGAACTCCTCCCCTACTTCCTGATCCTCCCGGCGATCGTGGCGATCGCCGCCGTCTATCTCTACCCGCTCGGCAAGACCGTGATCATGTCCTTCCAGGACATGGGCCGGCGTGAGCTGTGGAGCGGTGAGCCCGCACCATGGGTGGGCCTGAAGCAGTTCACCAACATCCTCGGCGACGACGAGTTCTGGTGGGTCACCTTCCGCACCGTGGTCTTCATGGCCATCTGCGTGACCCTGACCATGGCCCTCGGCCTCCTCATCTCCCTGCTGATGCGCCGGCTGTCCACCTGGGTCAGGCTCGTGCTGACCTTCTGCCTGATCGCCGCCTGGTCCATGCCGCTGATGGTCGCGGCCTCGATCTTCCGCTTCATGGCCGACTCCGACTACGGCCTGATCAACACCATGATCGCCAAGGTCGTGGGCGAGGACTTCCTCGGCCACAACTGGTACCTGGACCCGATCCAGGGCTTCACGATCATCGCCATCCTGGTCGTGTGGGGTGCCATTCCGTTCGTCGTCGTCACCCTGTACGCCGCACTCACCCAGGTCCCCAAGGAACTGGAAGAGGCCGCCTCGCTCGACGGCGCCTCCGGCTACGGCGTCTACAAGTACGTCACCTGGCCGGTCATCAAGCCGGTCTTCACCATGGTGGCCACGCTCTCCGTGATCTGGGACTTCAACGTCTTCGGCCAGATCTGGCTGCTGCGCGGCAACAAGCCCGAGCCGGAGTACGAGACCCTCGGCCTCTACTCCTACTCGAAGGCGTTCGAGTCCACTTCCTTCAGTCAGGGCACCGCGATCGCCCTGATCACGGTGCTGCTGCTGTCCGGCGTGGCCGTGTACTACCTGCGCCAGCTCATGAAGACGGGAGAGGTCGAATGA